A single window of uncultured Methanobrevibacter sp. DNA harbors:
- a CDS encoding C-GCAxxG-C-C family protein: MNSIEESVQLFEQGYVCSQAVFAAFCQDFGLEKDMALKIGACFGSGMRKGEVCGACTGALMALGLKYGDDKSKSNEVCERFLDEFENENGSYICRDLLGCDIRTEEGVEYVVKHNLFKEFCPKMVKSASIILDEILKDD; the protein is encoded by the coding sequence ATGAATTCGATTGAAGAGTCAGTTCAACTATTTGAACAGGGATATGTGTGTTCTCAGGCGGTTTTTGCTGCATTTTGTCAGGATTTTGGCCTTGAAAAGGATATGGCTTTAAAGATTGGGGCTTGTTTTGGAAGCGGTATGCGCAAAGGTGAAGTTTGTGGAGCATGCACTGGAGCGCTCATGGCTTTGGGATTGAAATATGGTGATGACAAGTCCAAAAGCAATGAGGTATGTGAAAGATTTTTGGATGAATTTGAAAATGAAAACGGGTCATATATCTGCCGTGATTTGCTTGGATGTGACATTCGCACTGAAGAAGGTGTGGAATATGTAGTAAAGCATAATCTTTTCAAAGAATTCTGTCCAAAAATGGTTAAATCAGCTTCGATAATTCTTGATGAAATACTTAAGGACGATTAA
- a CDS encoding helix-turn-helix transcriptional regulator translates to MKKNNLENKNEDMCEVFNSHDDVVERVRERIPDKNEFDELSEFFKIFGNPTRLKIISLLSIEDLCVCDICEALDLNQTTVSNQLRILRANNIVKYQKEGKMARYSLTDLHIEMIYKVGLEHILE, encoded by the coding sequence ATGAAAAAAAATAATCTTGAAAATAAAAATGAAGATATGTGTGAGGTATTCAACTCTCACGATGATGTTGTTGAACGTGTTAGAGAAAGAATACCTGACAAAAATGAATTTGATGAGCTTTCTGAATTCTTTAAGATATTTGGAAATCCTACAAGATTAAAAATTATTTCCCTGCTGAGTATAGAGGATTTGTGTGTATGTGATATTTGTGAAGCGCTTGATTTAAATCAGACAACTGTTTCAAATCAATTAAGAATATTGCGTGCAAACAATATCGTTAAATATCAAAAGGAAGGTAAAATGGCAAGATATTCTCTCACTGACCTTCATATTGAAATGATATACAAAGTGGGATTGGAACATATATTAGAATAA
- a CDS encoding ABC transporter permease: protein MSLFRKMLRDFKINKTQFIAIFLMAFIGIFAYCGIYAEYYGLEQTSADYYAQTNLADGWVYNDTVDDSSVDKVSEFTTQTDRQSVVQSQADMVDKPDITLHFVENGTISKFYSVEGDGFNASDDSGVWLDKRFADARDLHVGDKISFEFNNQTVEKEIRGIGYSPEYVYETSPASLTPDFSQMGFAYLSAKAYPEDLEYDRLLVKYDSSDDDFKEKLDDSSNYLSFTKKDDQLSVSKFSDEMVQHKMIGDVFPVVFILVTFLTLLTTMNRIVTHQRTQIGVLKAVGFKDGTIIMHYLSYSFWPVLAGSILGLITGPMIIPQMFYPSMQTNYSMPSWNPGFDMSFVYIAALMVILSLFVTYLSCRRISKENPANTMRSKAPNMSSKSLIERSKLWNRLSFNFRWNWRDARVNKFRAFMAIVGVMGCVALLIAAFGMNDSMKELKSWEYDDISHYESKLQISNNANPMELYYALNESNGSFIMQQSIEIKTNDSEDTVALLVSNNTDLISYTDSGRNSIDIDEGDVSLSKKLSEKFNLGIGDNIRWHIVGSDDWVSSKIGQIHAEPISQGLIMSPDTLEDQGLNFTPTNILTDEKYGENIDSIKSVTTLDELKESWDQMTNAVMMMVYVITIVAVALAFLVLYNLGIVSFTEMEREIATLKVLGFKTNFLRKILLTQNIIFTSIGFILGIPLGFYFMTLMMNAAGDSLYYIPTLTWGNILLSALITFSLSIGVNTLFSDKINDLDMVEALKDVD from the coding sequence ATGTCACTTTTTCGAAAAATGCTAAGGGATTTTAAAATCAATAAGACACAATTTATTGCAATATTTCTCATGGCATTTATAGGTATCTTCGCTTACTGTGGAATATATGCAGAGTATTATGGGCTGGAACAGACTTCCGCAGATTATTATGCTCAAACCAATCTGGCTGATGGCTGGGTTTATAATGATACTGTTGATGATTCTTCAGTTGATAAGGTAAGTGAATTTACAACTCAAACTGACAGGCAGTCAGTCGTTCAATCACAGGCAGACATGGTAGACAAGCCGGATATAACGCTGCATTTTGTAGAAAACGGAACGATTTCCAAATTTTATTCTGTTGAAGGTGATGGCTTTAATGCTTCTGATGATTCTGGTGTGTGGCTGGATAAGCGTTTTGCGGATGCAAGAGATTTGCATGTTGGCGATAAAATCTCTTTTGAATTCAACAATCAGACTGTTGAAAAAGAAATTAGAGGAATCGGATATTCTCCAGAATATGTCTATGAAACTTCTCCAGCATCTCTGACTCCTGACTTTTCACAAATGGGTTTTGCATATTTGTCTGCCAAAGCATATCCGGAAGATTTGGAATACGACAGATTACTTGTCAAATATGATTCATCAGATGATGATTTCAAAGAAAAATTGGATGATTCTTCCAATTATCTGTCATTTACCAAAAAAGACGATCAGCTTAGTGTATCCAAATTTTCAGACGAGATGGTTCAACACAAAATGATTGGTGACGTTTTTCCAGTAGTGTTCATTTTGGTAACCTTTTTGACACTTCTGACAACAATGAATAGGATAGTAACTCATCAAAGAACTCAAATCGGAGTTTTAAAGGCAGTTGGCTTTAAGGATGGGACTATAATCATGCATTATTTGTCATATTCCTTTTGGCCGGTTTTGGCAGGTTCCATCTTGGGACTCATAACCGGGCCTATGATAATTCCTCAGATGTTTTATCCATCAATGCAGACCAATTACAGCATGCCTAGTTGGAATCCTGGATTTGACATGAGTTTTGTATATATTGCAGCGCTGATGGTTATATTGTCTCTTTTTGTAACCTATCTTTCATGCAGAAGAATTTCAAAAGAAAATCCTGCAAATACCATGAGGTCAAAAGCCCCTAATATGTCTTCAAAAAGTTTAATTGAGCGGTCAAAGCTTTGGAATAGATTAAGTTTCAATTTCAGATGGAATTGGCGGGATGCAAGGGTCAACAAATTCAGGGCATTTATGGCAATAGTTGGGGTGATGGGTTGTGTTGCCCTATTGATTGCGGCATTTGGAATGAATGACAGTATGAAGGAGTTGAAGTCTTGGGAATATGATGATATCAGTCATTATGAGTCAAAACTGCAAATTTCCAACAATGCAAATCCTATGGAATTGTATTATGCTTTAAATGAAAGCAATGGTAGTTTTATAATGCAGCAGTCTATCGAAATCAAGACGAATGATTCGGAAGACACGGTAGCATTGCTGGTTTCAAACAACACGGATTTAATATCATATACTGACAGCGGCAGAAATTCGATAGATATTGATGAAGGTGATGTTTCATTATCCAAAAAACTTTCAGAAAAGTTCAACCTGGGTATTGGGGATAATATCAGGTGGCATATTGTGGGAAGCGATGACTGGGTCAGTTCAAAAATAGGTCAAATTCATGCAGAGCCAATTTCACAGGGTCTGATAATGTCTCCGGATACTTTGGAAGACCAAGGTCTGAACTTCACGCCGACCAACATCCTGACAGATGAAAAGTATGGTGAAAATATAGATTCAATCAAATCGGTTACAACTCTTGATGAGCTGAAAGAAAGTTGGGATCAGATGACCAATGCTGTTATGATGATGGTTTATGTTATAACAATTGTAGCTGTGGCACTGGCCTTTTTGGTTTTATATAACTTGGGAATAGTATCATTTACTGAAATGGAGCGGGAAATTGCAACATTAAAGGTTTTGGGATTCAAGACAAACTTCTTAAGAAAAATATTGCTGACCCAGAACATTATCTTTACATCAATAGGATTTATTCTTGGAATTCCTCTTGGATTCTACTTCATGACTTTGATGATGAATGCTGCAGGCGATTCATTGTATTATATTCCGACATTGACATGGGGAAATATTTTATTATCTGCTTTAATAACATTTTCATTGTCCATAGGTGTTAATACATTGTTTTCAGATAAGATTAATGATTTGGACATGGTTGAAGCACTTAAGGATGTGGATTAA